From one Neovison vison isolate M4711 chromosome 1, ASM_NN_V1, whole genome shotgun sequence genomic stretch:
- the LOC122899253 gene encoding pre-mRNA-splicing regulator WTAP-like — protein MTNEEPLPKKVRLSETDFKVMARDELIPRWKQYEAYVQALEGKYTDLNSNDVTGLRESEEKLKQQQQESARRENILVMRLATKEQEMQECTTQIQYLKQVQQPSVAQLRSTMVDPAINLFFLKMKGELEQTKDKLEQAPNELSAWKFTPDRGLMASDYSEEVATSEKFPF, from the exons ATGACCAACGAGGAACCTCTTCCCAAAAAGGTTCGGCTGAGTGAAACAGACTTCAAAGTTATGGCACGAGATGAGTTAATTCCAAGATGGAAACAATATGAAGCGTATGTCCAAGCTTTGGAGGGCAAGTACACAGATCTTAATTCTAATGATGTCACTGGGTTAAGGGaatctgaagaaaaattaaagcaacaGCAACAAGAGTCTGCTCGCAGGGAAAACATCCTTGTAATGCGACTAGCAACCAAGGAGCAAGAGATGCAAGAGTGTACTACTCAAATCCAGTACCTCAAGCAAGTCCAGCAGCCTAGCGTTGCCCAACTGAGATCAACAATGGTAGACCCAGCGATCAACTTGTTTTTCCTAAAAATGAAAGGTGAACTGGAACAGACTAAAGACAAACTGGAACAAGCCCCAAATGAACTGAGTGCCTGGAAGTTTACGCCTGATAG AGGCCTGATGGCATCGGACTATTCCGAAGAAGTGGCCACCTCCGAAAAATTCCCCTTCTAG